The following DNA comes from Candidatus Methanosuratincola sp..
TCTTATTGCAACAACTACCAGCACTGTTGATTCGGGTCTAATGGATTACATTAAACCTTATTTTGAATCAAAGTACGGTATAAACCTCTCGTGGTTATCGCTGGGCACCGGGCAAGCTCTAGCTGTAGCTTCAAGGGGGGATGCTGATCTACTGCTGGTACACGATAGAGAAAGGGAGGAAGCATTTGTTTTATCCGGAAACGGATCCCTCAGGGTTACTGTATTCTACAACGACTTCGTTATCGTAGGTCCTGAGAAAGACCCTGCTAACGTCTCCTCTCTAAATGCAACGGCTTGCATGGAGAGGATTGCTATCGCAGGAGAATCGGGATCCGCTCTATTCGTCTCCCGCGGTGATGGGTCAGGGACGCACGCGCTTGAGAAACGCATATGGAAAGCACTTGATATGCAAGGATATGAAAATTCGGAATGGTATAAGGCTGCAGGGTCAGGAATGTCTGCAACTTTGAGGCTCGCAAACGAACTTGAGGCTTACACATTAGCTGATAGAGCAACCTTCATCAGACTAAAGGATTCGATGGGCGAGGCGCTAAAGCTTAAAGTGGTCTGTGAAGGGGATCCTATGCTGTTAAATCCGTACAGCATAGTATTGCTCAATTCATCGAGGTTTCCAAATATCCGATACGAACAAGCAGTAGATTTCCTTCTTTTCATCACTAGCACCGAAGGGCAGCGGCTCGTCGGTGATTACACCATATCTGGAGAGCACATCTTCTTCCCGATCTACAATATGACGGAATCGATTGGTCTTCCCTCAGAAGATGCTGAAGTAAATTTCGTTGAGGATCTAAGAGCCAGCAGGAAATAGAGGATGTTCGGATGGCCGGAATCGAGATCTTTCTTGAGGGCTTCTCAAAGGCATTCGAACTGATTCTCGCTAATGACCCAGGAATACAGGCGATAACCGCCCTCTCTCTCAGAGTCTCCCTTACTGCAACCTTACTGGGCTCCGCTTTCGGCATTCCTTTAGGATTTCTTATTGGCAGCCATGGCTTTCGCGGCAAATCAATGGTCATTGCAGTGGTGAATACTCTCATGGGAATACCGCCTGTCGTTGTAGGTCTTGTAGTGTACCTTTTACTTTCCACAGCTGGTCCTCTAGGCTTCCTTAGAATACTTTACACGCCGGAAGCAATGATCCTCGCACAGATATTTCTAACGTTTCCGGTCGTATGTGGCATAACCATTTCGTCCGTTCTCGGACTAGACAAGCGTCTGAAGGAGACCTTACAGTCCTTATCAGCTCCGAAGCTATGGGAGGCTGTAATACTACTGAGAGAGTGCAGGATTGGTCTTCTCACGGCGGTAATGGCTGCATTTGGTGCCGCAATCTCTGAAGTGGGGGCGATCATGATGGTGGGGGGGAACATCCTTGGATATACAAGGGCCCTCACCACCGCTATAATGCTCTACACAAATACTGGTGAGTTCGCCCTCGCGATTGCCTTGGGAATTATCCTCATGCTTCTTGCGTTTGGAGTCAACTTGACGCTAACGGTCATTCAGGTAAAGCACGGGAAAAGGAGGTAGTCTTATGGTATATGCAGAGCTACGATCAGTCCGAAAAAACTACTCGGGCAAGGAGATACTGAAAGGCATTTCAATTGAAATCCAGCGCGAAGATTTTATTTCAATAGTCGGCCCAAGCGGCTCGGGTAAGACAACACTGCTCAAGATTATTGGCGGTTTAGACTTTCCGGATCAGGGGGAAGTCTATATCGGCGGGAGTAAGCTCACAAGAGAGAGTGCGGTTAGGATAAGACCAAAAATCGGGATGGTATTCCAGAGTCCTGTTCTGTTCGATGCTTCAGTATATCAAAATGTCGCTTTCAGCCTAAAGTTCCGTGGTGTGCCGAATGAATTGATTGAGGAGAGGGTTAAGGACGTCCTTGAGATGGTCCAGCTAAAAGATCTTCTGAAAAGGAACGCACTGACCCTTTCCGGAGGTGAGGCCCAGAGGGTTGCACTTGCACGGGTGCTCGTGTTCAGCCCGGAGCTCATACTCCTCGACGAGCCAACTGCGAACCTCGACCCTGCAAATGTGCAAATTATTGAGGGCGTGTTGAGGAAAGCAAACCTTGAGGGGAAGACTATTGTCCTGGTGACGCATAATATATTCCAGGCCAAGCGACTCGCCAAGAGGGTCGCACTCCTTTTTGAAGGCGAGATGATCGAGGTCCAGGACGCCCAATCCTTCTTCAGCGCCCCACTCGATCCTAGGACCCGGCGCTTCATTGAAGGAGATCTTGTCTACTGAGCTTCTCCTCCACTGCCCTCACCTTGTCCTCCATTGATCTTTTTTTGTCCCTCCTGTCGTCTATCCTGACGCAGGTGAGTACCCTCATTGCCCCTGCTTCCAGCACTGCATCATGTGCAGACTTGATAACCTCCAGGGCCCGCTCAATGCTTCCTGCTTCAAATACGGTGCCCATTGGGGTAAGCTGATACTTCACCCCAGACCCCTTCACTGCCTTGCACGCTCTTGCGACGTATTCGCTGAGGCTTGTCTCAGAGGACCCAATTGGGATGATGCTGAACTCCACAACCACGGTATTCCCAGAAGACATCTCAAATCACATTAAGGATTGCTTCCACTACGATCTATCTATCCATCTATCTATGTTTCACTCAGCCTCAAAAAAGATATCGCAGAAGAAAGCCAGATCAGTTGGGTCCTGTTTTATGTTAAAGATAGGTACATGCGGGTGGGCGGTTCGGGGCGGAAGGAGTGCCTACTTCCGGGAGTTCCCCGTAATAGAGCTGCAGAGCACGTTTTACAGGCCCGTCTCCCCCAAGATCTTGCAGAAGTACAGGGAGGATGCGCCGGCCGGGTTCGAATTCGTGGTCAAGGCCTGGCAGGCGGTCACCCATCCGGTCTCGAGCCCGACCTGGAAGAGGGCAGGGAGAATCCCGGAACTGGGGGATCCCCGTGGTTTGGGCCACCTGAAGCCGACACCGGAGAATTTCAGGGCATGGGATCTCATTCTGGACGAGTGCCGTCTCCTCGGCAGCCGTTTCGTGGTCGTACAAACGCCCCCAAGCTTTACCTGCAACGAGAAGACAAAGTCGGACATGATCGCTTTCCTGTCACAAATCGAAAGGTCCTCCCTCGTTCTAGGATGGGAGCCAAGAGGGGACTGGAACCAGTACCCAGGTGAGATCAGCAGGATTTGCAGGAGTCTCTCCCTTGTCCATGTCGTCGATCCTTTCAGGAGGCTGCCCCTCTTGGAATCGGAGGTCGTCTATTTCAGGCTGCACGGGTTGGGGGCTGGCGAAACTAACTACAGATACAGGTACACCGATGCTGATCTCTTGACGCTCGCGTCGATCATCTCTTCCTACGACGAGTCCAAAAGGATCTATGTAATGTTCAATAACATAGGAATGGGCGAGGACGCCCTGCGATTCAAAGGTATGATGAAATCAATGATGCGCTAGTTGATACACGTCTGCTACGCGCGCTTTCTCGAATTCGTGGATGGATCCCGTATAAGGAGATGGTAAAAAGAGGGCACTCACTCGATGGGGATCGACTCCCCCCTCGGTCTCCTGCCCTCTTTCTTCTTTAAGAGGATCACCTCGAGGATTCCGTTCTTGTAGTTCGACCTTGAGTTGCTGGGGTCGACCTCAACCGGCAGCTCAAGCTCCTTGTAATAGCTGCGTTCCTTGCCCGAAACGTCGATTGTAATGGTCTTTTCAGTGGCGTAAACCTTTATATCCTCCTTTTCAACCCCGGGGAGCTCTGCCACCACCCTCACATCGTTCTCGCCCTCGATTATGTCCACAAGGGGCTCCCTCTCCTCCTTTAGGCTGAATGCAGGCTCCCATGGGGCTCTACCTGAAGGCTTCATGTTCCCGAACTCTGTGATCACTGGCTTCCTGTCCGGACCGAATGTGACCGAAAAGCCGTAAACGAATGGACCCATCTCCTTGATCACGCCGCCCTCAGGGAGTCTCCTCTCCCTAACGAGCTTCTCTGGGACCCTCCCTTCAAATTCCCTGAACATCCTCTCCATCTGCGCTTCCATTTCCCTCATCCACTCGTCTAAGTCTCTGAACCCCGAAAAGCCGCTGCTGAAGAACGGCGGAAACCTCTTCCTGAACCATTCATCCCACGACATTTTGGACACCCGTAATATCCGATCTTTTGGTAGAATTTCAATATTTTGATCACCTGGAAAGGAAGGCTCAATAGAGATTTAAACCAAACACGATGAAATATATCCAAAGGCGATAAAAGATGAATTCTAACGAGGATAAGTTGGTAATGGCTGCCCTGTCAGCGGGCGCATCGTTGGCCGGCACAGCATCGCTCGAGACTTTGAGAGACCTGCCATCGTACGGAGGGGTCGATCTCTCCTCCTTCAAATCCGCCGTCTCCTATTGCGTTGCCCTGCCGGACTATGCAGTCGATCTGATCACCGTGCGTGATCCAGGGAACCTCTATGCTTGGGCATACAAGACCGCAAACATGCTCCTCGACCAGATAGGGATGCGCGTCGCAGGTGCCGTAGCAGAGCTTGGAGGCAAGGCCCTGGCCGTTCCCTCGAGCCTAAGAATAGACCCAGAGCGGGAGGTAGGCAATGTCTCCCACAAGGCATTTGCCCTTGCAGCTGGGCTAGGGTGGATAGGAAGAAACGGTCTCTTCATCGCTCCCAAGTTCGGTCCAAGGGTCAGGCTAGGGACAGTCCTGACCGATCTCCCATTGAGGTCTGGTACTCCGATGGAAAACCAATGCGGGGACTGCAGGATCTGCATCGATTCATGCCCGAGCAAGGCGATAAAGTATGCCGAATTCAGATTCCGCCCGGGAGCAAGGGAAGATATATTTGATCCCAAGAAGTGCTCCTCAAGGCTATCGGAGAACAAGGAGCTCCTCTCAAAGAAGCCGGGAATGGCGGACTACGCGGTTACTGTATGCGGAGTCTGCATAAAGGTCTGCCCCTATGGGGGCACTAAGCTTTAAGGCGGATCTTATACTCTTTTTTGAGTAGATACTCTTAAATTCAGGCGTTTTCTGACTAGTCAGCCGTGGTCAATATGTCGAGGGCAGCCTCAAGGGCATATAAAATGACGGTCCTCTCTTTTATGATAGCCTTAGTCTATGTATTTGAGATCGTAAACAGGGCTCTCCCGCTAAGGGTGCCGTGGGGGATGTCTATTGACTTCGTGGCTCTCCCCGTCATGATAGCATTCTTCGTCCTCGGGACGAGGTATGCGCTGGCCACGGGGGTCGGCATGTACCTCATCCTGATAATCTTTGGTTTCGCAAACTTCGTCGGGGCGACAATGAAATTTGCCTCTACCATCGCCATGGTGCTGGTCCTTGGGCTATTTGTATACGTCTGGTCCAAGAAGCGCGGATCTCCGACCCTCCCGCTACTGCTGGTCCTTCCCGCCTCAGCTCTTGCGCTCGCGGCAAGGTGCCTCGTCGCCGCCTTCCTCAACTACTATTGGGCTATCCCGATATTCCTGGCAATGCCGATCGAGGATGTGATAAACACGATGTTCTTTGGTTCCATCTGGGGTTTTCTTGCATTCGTCTCGTCGATGAACCTAGTCCAGGGTGCGATCGACCTGGCGTTGTCTTGGACAATCTCCTTCGGATTCTTGAGACGGGAGCGCCCCGCTCCCGCTACCTAGCCGGCCTCCTGCGACCGATTATGTTAGCCTCGCTATAGATTCCGTAGGTGACGTCTACGACCCCTATGGCCGCGATCGTCTCTCCCCCCTCCTTCAAGGGGACGACTACGACCGGTATGCCCTTGTACACGCCTGCTGCAGGCACCTTCCTGATGATCTCTCCCTTATCGAGCACTTCCTCCAAGACCGGCCCCGTGTAGTCCCTGTCGATTACCTTTCCGTTCTCGATCCTCAGCCCGTTCCTCTCCTTCGATCTCCCGGTCACAGGCATGCCGTTCGTCAGCTCATGCACTGCCATGCAGAGGGGCTCCAGTTCCTCTGGGGTCGAGCTCTTAGTGATCTTCAAAACAGAATTGCCCCGTAGAGACTTATGCTCTCAGCGCTGATATAATTTTTCTGATCTGAAAACCTCCAGACTGGCTGCCCTGTCAAACCGCAACCATTAATTACGACCCTTTAGCTTCTCTTTGTTGTAACGGTGTGCGATTTGGTTTCGGGCGTCCTCTTCGATCTCGACGGCACCCTCTTGGACTGCATTGTCCCTATGGAGCGGATCTTCATAAGGGTCGTTGAGAGCCTCGGATTCATGATAACCGCCGAGAAGAGGAACGAAGCGGCTGCCAACTTGAGAAGGATACTCCTCCACGGGTCAGCGCCCTTCGACGGGATCCGGTTG
Coding sequences within:
- a CDS encoding 4Fe-4S double cluster binding domain-containing protein, with amino-acid sequence MNSNEDKLVMAALSAGASLAGTASLETLRDLPSYGGVDLSSFKSAVSYCVALPDYAVDLITVRDPGNLYAWAYKTANMLLDQIGMRVAGAVAELGGKALAVPSSLRIDPEREVGNVSHKAFALAAGLGWIGRNGLFIAPKFGPRVRLGTVLTDLPLRSGTPMENQCGDCRICIDSCPSKAIKYAEFRFRPGAREDIFDPKKCSSRLSENKELLSKKPGMADYAVTVCGVCIKVCPYGGTKL
- the hsp20 gene encoding archaeal heat shock protein Hsp20 is translated as MSWDEWFRKRFPPFFSSGFSGFRDLDEWMREMEAQMERMFREFEGRVPEKLVRERRLPEGGVIKEMGPFVYGFSVTFGPDRKPVITEFGNMKPSGRAPWEPAFSLKEEREPLVDIIEGENDVRVVAELPGVEKEDIKVYATEKTITIDVSGKERSYYKELELPVEVDPSNSRSNYKNGILEVILLKKKEGRRPRGESIPIE
- a CDS encoding DUF72 domain-containing protein, which codes for MLKIGTCGWAVRGGRSAYFREFPVIELQSTFYRPVSPKILQKYREDAPAGFEFVVKAWQAVTHPVSSPTWKRAGRIPELGDPRGLGHLKPTPENFRAWDLILDECRLLGSRFVVVQTPPSFTCNEKTKSDMIAFLSQIERSSLVLGWEPRGDWNQYPGEISRICRSLSLVHVVDPFRRLPLLESEVVYFRLHGLGAGETNYRYRYTDADLLTLASIISSYDESKRIYVMFNNIGMGEDALRFKGMMKSMMR
- a CDS encoding DUF2111 domain-containing protein codes for the protein MKITKSSTPEELEPLCMAVHELTNGMPVTGRSKERNGLRIENGKVIDRDYTGPVLEEVLDKGEIIRKVPAAGVYKGIPVVVVPLKEGGETIAAIGVVDVTYGIYSEANIIGRRRPAR
- a CDS encoding MTH1187 family thiamine-binding protein, with protein sequence MSSGNTVVVEFSIIPIGSSETSLSEYVARACKAVKGSGVKYQLTPMGTVFEAGSIERALEVIKSAHDAVLEAGAMRVLTCVRIDDRRDKKRSMEDKVRAVEEKLSRQDLLQ
- a CDS encoding substrate-binding domain-containing protein, yielding MKSYKLVLLASAAVLAIFFTLTFFGASSEKKLLIATTTSTVDSGLMDYIKPYFESKYGINLSWLSLGTGQALAVASRGDADLLLVHDREREEAFVLSGNGSLRVTVFYNDFVIVGPEKDPANVSSLNATACMERIAIAGESGSALFVSRGDGSGTHALEKRIWKALDMQGYENSEWYKAAGSGMSATLRLANELEAYTLADRATFIRLKDSMGEALKLKVVCEGDPMLLNPYSIVLLNSSRFPNIRYEQAVDFLLFITSTEGQRLVGDYTISGEHIFFPIYNMTESIGLPSEDAEVNFVEDLRASRK
- a CDS encoding phosphate ABC transporter ATP-binding protein, encoding MVYAELRSVRKNYSGKEILKGISIEIQREDFISIVGPSGSGKTTLLKIIGGLDFPDQGEVYIGGSKLTRESAVRIRPKIGMVFQSPVLFDASVYQNVAFSLKFRGVPNELIEERVKDVLEMVQLKDLLKRNALTLSGGEAQRVALARVLVFSPELILLDEPTANLDPANVQIIEGVLRKANLEGKTIVLVTHNIFQAKRLAKRVALLFEGEMIEVQDAQSFFSAPLDPRTRRFIEGDLVY
- a CDS encoding ABC transporter permease yields the protein MAGIEIFLEGFSKAFELILANDPGIQAITALSLRVSLTATLLGSAFGIPLGFLIGSHGFRGKSMVIAVVNTLMGIPPVVVGLVVYLLLSTAGPLGFLRILYTPEAMILAQIFLTFPVVCGITISSVLGLDKRLKETLQSLSAPKLWEAVILLRECRIGLLTAVMAAFGAAISEVGAIMMVGGNILGYTRALTTAIMLYTNTGEFALAIALGIILMLLAFGVNLTLTVIQVKHGKRR